A genomic stretch from Hyla sarda isolate aHylSar1 unplaced genomic scaffold, aHylSar1.hap1 scaffold_1407, whole genome shotgun sequence includes:
- the LOC130306859 gene encoding uncharacterized protein LOC130306859, translated as MDRSKYIREVMGQLNDSETYRELPYDPKWEIQTHIKRVLMEAKDRDLIDASLYNYLLILHPVTPMLYVLPKIHKTLIDPPGRPIVSEQGSVTSHISIFLDGILRPYASSAKSYIRDTGDFLNKLSEIHVPEGAILASFDHVSLYTSIPHDGGVQAVSSTISADFSPARSTFLTELLYIVLTKNHFMFHDTHYIQCRGTAMGTNVAPTYANIYMAHIEESIIYVCHHFGQVLRWWRYIDDVFLMWTGSVIQLQAFHEFLNSMIDSIKFTLTFSPTTVNFLDTQVTISGHQLVTDIYVKPTDCNLTLDTGRRTRAVLTMGDCDSYRTRVVLTMGDCDSYRTRVVLTMGD; from the exons atggaTCGATCCAAATACATCAGAGAGGTTATGGGACAGCTCAATGATTCTGAAACATACCGAGAGCTACCCTATGATCCCAAATGGGAAATACAGACACACATCAAAAGGGTGCTGATGGAGGCTAAGGATCGAGATCTCATTGATGCATCTTTGTACAACTATTTACTCATCTTACATCCAGTCACACCAATGCTTTATGTATTACCTAAAATACATAAGACATTGATTGACCCTCCGGGGAGACCGATAGTCTCCGAACAAGGGTCAGTGACTAGTCACATCTCCATATTTTTAGATGGGATCCTAAGACCTTATGCCTCCTCAGCCAAGTCATATATCAGAGACACTGGGGATTTTCTTAACAAATTGAGTGAAATTCACGTACCTGAAGGAGCCATTTTGGCTTCCTTCGACCATGtaagcctgtacacctccataccccatgatgggggtgtacaggctgtaTCTTCCactatttctgcagatttttcaccTGCAAGGAGCACGTTCCTCACTGAACTTTTATACATTGTACTAACCAAAAACCATTTTATGTTTCATGACACCCACTACATACAGTGTAGAGGTACGGCTATGGGGACCAATGTGGCGCCAACCTACGCCAACATCTATATGGCGCACATTGAGGAAAGCATCATCTATGTATGCCACCACTTCGGCCAAGTGCTGAGGTGGTGGCGGTACATAGATGATGTTTTCTTGATGTGGACAGGATCAGTCATCCAATTGCAGGCTTTTCATGAGTTTTTAAACTCTATGATCGATAGCATTAAATTCACCTTGACCTTCTCTCCCACCACAGTTAATTTTTTGGACACTCAAGTGACGATTTCGGGACATCAACTTGTTACGGACATTTATGTGAAGCCGACTGACTGCAACTTGACACTTGACACAG GACGGAGGACACGGGCTGTTCTCACGATGGGAGACTGTGACAGCTACAGGACACGGGTTGTTCTCACGATGGGAGACTGTGACAGCTACAGGACACGGGTTGTTCTCACGATGGGAGACTGA